In one Brevibacterium sp. CBA3109 genomic region, the following are encoded:
- a CDS encoding YccF domain-containing protein — protein MRTLLNIIWFIFSGLWLALGYYLAGIICCLLIVTIPWGIAAFRIGNYALWPFGREVIETKPTGVAATLGNIIWLVVAGVWLAIGHVVTSIPLFASIIGIPLGWANIKLIPVSLMPLGKEIVDSDSLMPGYRGA, from the coding sequence ATGAGAACACTGCTCAACATCATCTGGTTCATCTTCAGCGGGCTGTGGCTGGCACTTGGCTACTATCTCGCCGGCATCATCTGCTGCCTCCTCATCGTCACCATCCCGTGGGGGATCGCAGCATTTCGGATCGGCAACTACGCCCTCTGGCCCTTCGGCCGCGAAGTCATCGAAACGAAACCAACCGGTGTCGCAGCGACTCTGGGCAACATCATCTGGCTTGTGGTCGCAGGAGTCTGGCTGGCTATCGGACACGTGGTGACATCGATTCCGCTGTTCGCCTCGATCATTGGAATCCCCCTGGGATGGGCCAACATCAAGCTCATCCCCGTCTCCCTCATGCCACTGGGCAAGGAGATCGTCGACAGCGACTCCCTGATGCCCGGATATCGCGGAGCCTGA
- the tyrS gene encoding tyrosine--tRNA ligase — protein sequence MTDIFSELKARGLVAVSTDEAALQKALNEDSLTYYVGFDPTAPSLHMGNLVQLITAARLQKAGHNPLALVGGATGLIGDPRMSGERTLNPQEVVEEWVEKIRAQVEKFLDFSGRHAAQIVNNYEWTSEMSAIDFLRDVGKHFPINRMLAKESVSARLNSEAGISFTEFSYQVLQGNDYLELHRRYGCSLQTGGSDQWGNLTSGVDLIRRVESHSVHALATPLITKADGTKFGKTESGTVWLDPSLTSPYAFSQFWLNADDRDVVKYLKVFSFRPLEEIEAIEAEFTAAPHTRLAQKVLAEDVTTLVHGKEHYEQAIAAAAALFGGGELASLDAGTLKAATAELPRGDVSTTELAEGLPVADAFVAAGIVKSKGEARRAIKDGGAYVNNVKVTEQDQTLTPAEVLPTEGAGVILLRRGKKTLGAVDIVS from the coding sequence GTGACCGACATCTTCAGTGAACTCAAGGCCCGTGGCCTCGTGGCGGTTTCGACCGACGAGGCTGCCCTGCAGAAGGCTCTGAACGAGGATTCGCTGACCTATTATGTTGGTTTCGATCCCACCGCCCCGAGCCTGCACATGGGCAACCTGGTCCAGCTCATCACAGCCGCTCGACTGCAGAAGGCCGGGCACAATCCACTGGCCCTGGTCGGCGGCGCGACCGGCCTCATCGGCGATCCCCGGATGTCGGGGGAGCGGACGCTCAACCCGCAGGAAGTCGTCGAAGAGTGGGTGGAGAAGATCCGGGCACAGGTCGAGAAGTTCCTCGACTTCTCCGGCCGGCATGCCGCGCAGATCGTCAACAACTATGAGTGGACATCCGAGATGTCGGCGATCGACTTCCTTCGCGACGTCGGCAAGCACTTCCCGATCAACCGGATGCTGGCCAAGGAATCCGTGTCTGCCAGGCTCAACAGCGAGGCCGGGATCTCGTTCACGGAATTCTCCTACCAGGTGCTGCAGGGCAACGACTACCTCGAGCTCCACCGTCGGTACGGCTGCTCCCTGCAGACCGGTGGATCCGATCAGTGGGGCAACCTGACCTCCGGCGTCGATCTCATCCGCCGCGTCGAATCGCATAGTGTCCACGCCTTGGCGACACCGCTGATCACCAAGGCAGACGGAACCAAATTCGGCAAGACCGAATCGGGCACAGTGTGGTTGGACCCGAGCCTGACCAGCCCGTACGCGTTCAGCCAGTTCTGGCTCAACGCCGATGATCGCGACGTCGTGAAGTACCTCAAGGTGTTCTCATTCAGGCCACTGGAGGAGATCGAAGCGATCGAGGCCGAGTTCACCGCGGCACCACATACCCGCCTGGCGCAGAAGGTGCTGGCCGAGGATGTGACGACGCTGGTTCACGGCAAGGAGCACTACGAGCAGGCGATCGCAGCAGCCGCAGCGCTCTTCGGCGGGGGAGAGCTGGCCAGCCTCGACGCCGGCACACTGAAAGCGGCGACGGCCGAACTGCCACGCGGCGACGTCAGCACCACCGAACTGGCAGAGGGGCTGCCGGTCGCCGATGCCTTCGTGGCAGCGGGCATCGTGAAATCCAAGGGCGAGGCTCGTCGTGCCATCAAGGACGGCGGTGCCTACGTCAACAACGTCAAGGTCACCGAGCAGGACCAGACCCTGACCCCCGCCGAGGTGCTTCCCACCGAAGGCGCAGGAGTCATCCTCCTGCGTCGGGGCAAGAAGACCCTGGGAGCCGTTGACATCGTCAGCTGA
- the argH gene encoding argininosuccinate lyase yields MSERLSLWGGRFSDGPADALAALSKSTDFDWRLAHYDIAGSKAHAKVLHRSGLLNDDELQGMTEALDELGRRVETGEYVAAESDEDVHSSLERGLIEIAGVDLGGKLRAGRSRNDQIATLGRMYLRDHARDIASLVLDAVEVLIAQAEAHPEAPMPGRTHLQHAQPVLLAHHLLAHAWPLLRDVGRFVDFDERAGISAYGSGALAGSSLGLDPQAVAADLGFNDSAENSIDGTAGRDVFAEYLFITTMIGINLSRLSEEVIAWATKEFSFVTLHDAYSTGSSIMPQKKNPDVAELARGKSGRLIGDLTGLLSTLKALPLAYNRDLQEDKEPVFDATDTLELLLPAFTGMVATLKFDTERMAYLAPRGFALATDIAEWLVRNGVPFRVAHELSGECVQLAESRDVELWDLSDEDFAGISEHLTPAVREVLTTLGSIDSRNAKGGTARSAVEAQIANAKAEVVRLREFAGSARSV; encoded by the coding sequence GTGAGCGAACGACTGAGCCTATGGGGCGGACGATTCTCGGACGGCCCGGCCGATGCCCTGGCCGCGCTGAGCAAGTCGACGGACTTCGACTGGCGCCTGGCCCACTATGACATCGCCGGTTCGAAGGCCCACGCGAAGGTGCTGCACAGGTCCGGTCTGCTGAACGATGATGAACTTCAGGGCATGACCGAGGCACTCGACGAGCTTGGCCGCCGCGTCGAAACCGGCGAATACGTCGCCGCCGAATCCGACGAGGACGTCCACTCCTCACTCGAACGCGGACTCATCGAGATCGCCGGAGTCGACCTGGGCGGAAAACTGCGTGCCGGCCGGTCCCGCAATGACCAGATCGCGACCCTGGGACGCATGTACCTGCGCGATCATGCTCGCGACATCGCCAGCCTGGTCCTCGATGCCGTCGAGGTTCTCATCGCCCAGGCCGAGGCCCACCCCGAGGCACCGATGCCCGGCCGCACCCACCTCCAGCACGCTCAGCCCGTGCTCCTGGCCCACCACCTGCTGGCCCATGCCTGGCCGCTGCTGCGTGATGTCGGAAGGTTCGTTGACTTCGATGAGCGTGCCGGCATCTCCGCCTACGGTTCCGGTGCCCTGGCCGGATCCTCGCTGGGCCTCGACCCACAGGCAGTGGCCGCCGATCTTGGCTTCAACGACTCGGCAGAGAACTCGATCGACGGCACCGCAGGCCGCGACGTCTTCGCCGAATACCTGTTCATCACCACCATGATCGGCATCAACCTCTCACGCCTGTCCGAAGAGGTCATCGCCTGGGCGACCAAGGAATTCTCCTTCGTCACCCTCCACGATGCGTACTCGACCGGGTCCTCGATCATGCCGCAGAAGAAGAACCCCGACGTCGCCGAACTGGCCCGCGGCAAGTCCGGCCGCCTCATCGGTGACCTCACCGGACTGCTCTCGACCCTCAAGGCCCTGCCACTGGCCTACAACCGTGACCTGCAGGAGGACAAGGAACCGGTCTTCGACGCCACCGACACCCTCGAACTCCTGCTCCCGGCCTTCACCGGCATGGTCGCGACCCTGAAATTCGACACCGAACGTATGGCCTACCTGGCCCCGCGCGGTTTCGCCCTGGCCACGGACATCGCCGAATGGCTGGTCCGCAACGGTGTGCCATTCCGGGTGGCGCACGAACTCTCCGGAGAATGCGTGCAGCTGGCCGAATCGCGCGACGTCGAATTGTGGGACCTCTCCGATGAGGACTTCGCGGGGATCTCGGAACATCTCACCCCAGCCGTGCGTGAGGTGCTCACGACTCTGGGCTCGATCGATTCCCGCAACGCCAAGGGTGGGACGGCCCGGTCGGCCGTCGAGGCGCAGATCGCCAACGCGAAGGCCGAGGTCGTTCGCCTGCGTGAGTTCGCGGGGTCTGCTCGCAGCGTGTGA
- a CDS encoding arginine repressor, with translation MTEKTTSPANSAPLTKTARQQKIIDLITRTSVHSQIDLAENLATMGITVTQATLSRDLAEVGAVKIRSTSGSVYAVPGEGGDRSLQQSTGDSLDAKLPRLLEELLVSAAAQDNTVVLRTPPGAAQYLASAIDRSSMTGIFGTIAGDDTVLVIAMSSVGGQALAETFLEYAAGNAVET, from the coding sequence ATGACCGAGAAGACCACGTCACCGGCGAACTCTGCCCCCCTGACGAAGACCGCGCGGCAGCAGAAGATCATCGATCTCATCACCCGCACATCCGTGCATTCCCAGATCGACCTGGCCGAGAACCTCGCCACGATGGGCATCACCGTCACCCAGGCAACGCTGTCCCGCGACCTCGCCGAGGTGGGGGCCGTGAAAATCCGATCTACCTCCGGATCCGTCTACGCCGTCCCCGGTGAGGGAGGCGACCGCAGCCTGCAGCAGTCCACGGGCGACAGCCTCGACGCGAAACTGCCCCGGCTGCTCGAAGAACTCCTGGTATCGGCGGCAGCGCAGGACAACACCGTCGTCCTGCGCACCCCACCCGGGGCGGCCCAATACCTGGCCTCGGCGATCGACCGCTCCTCGATGACCGGAATCTTTGGCACAATCGCAGGAGACGACACTGTTCTGGTCATCGCCATGTCCTCCGTCGGGGGACAGGCGCTGGCCGAGACATTCCTGGAATATGCGGCTGGAAACGCCGTCGAGACCTGA
- the argF gene encoding ornithine carbamoyltransferase → MTRHFLKDTDLTPAEQAEVLDLAIELKAAPYSRTPLAGPQTAAVIFDKTSTRTRVSFAAGIAALGGQPLIINPGESQLGHKESIADTAQVMSRMVSAIVWRTYAQSGLDEMAEYSSVPVVNSLSDDFHPCQILADLLTIREHRGDVAGQTMTYYGDGANNMANSYVLGGVNAGMHVRIAAPADYQPAAEIIDEANELAGVTGGSVTVTDDPVAAAQGADVLVTDTWVSMGQDADGRDDESSPFVKFQVTQELMDLGNDPIFLHCLPAYRGKEVTAEVIDGPASVVFDEAENRLHAQKALLAFLLER, encoded by the coding sequence ATGACACGGCATTTCCTCAAGGACACGGACCTCACCCCGGCCGAGCAGGCCGAGGTCCTCGACCTCGCCATCGAACTCAAGGCGGCACCGTACTCGCGCACCCCGCTGGCCGGACCCCAGACCGCGGCCGTGATCTTCGACAAGACCTCGACCCGCACCAGGGTCTCCTTCGCTGCGGGCATCGCAGCACTCGGCGGCCAGCCGCTCATCATCAACCCCGGTGAGTCGCAGCTCGGACACAAGGAGTCGATCGCCGACACCGCCCAGGTGATGTCACGCATGGTCTCGGCCATCGTCTGGCGCACCTACGCGCAGTCCGGTCTCGACGAGATGGCCGAGTACTCCAGCGTCCCGGTCGTCAATTCGCTCTCCGACGACTTCCACCCCTGCCAGATCCTGGCCGACCTGCTCACGATCCGCGAACACCGCGGCGACGTGGCCGGTCAGACCATGACCTACTACGGCGACGGCGCGAACAACATGGCGAACTCGTACGTGCTCGGCGGGGTCAACGCCGGCATGCATGTGCGCATCGCAGCACCGGCCGACTACCAGCCGGCCGCGGAGATCATCGACGAGGCGAACGAACTCGCCGGTGTCACCGGCGGATCCGTCACGGTCACTGACGACCCGGTCGCCGCCGCCCAGGGCGCCGATGTCCTCGTCACGGACACCTGGGTGTCCATGGGCCAGGACGCGGACGGCCGCGACGACGAGTCGTCACCGTTCGTGAAGTTCCAGGTCACGCAGGAACTCATGGACTTGGGCAATGACCCGATCTTCCTCCACTGCCTGCCCGCATACCGGGGCAAAGAGGTCACGGCCGAGGTCATCGACGGCCCCGCCTCGGTGGTCTTCGACGAAGCAGAGAATCGTCTGCACGCGCAGAAGGCACTGCTGGCATTCCTCCTGGAGCGATGA